Genomic segment of Candidatus Obscuribacterales bacterium:
TATCCGGTCTACGAGGAGTTTAACCGACGGGTCTACCAGCAGTTTAAAGACAGCGTGGTGGCGGGAGACTATGACCTGGTGCATGTGATCACCCCGATGATTCCTCGCTATCCCGTCAAGCTGAGCCAAGTGTGCGATCGCACCCCGTTTCTCTACGGCCCCGTCAATGGCGGCGTTCCGTTTCCCAAAAACTTTGAAGCAATCGCCCGCAAGGAACATGCCTACTTGAATTTTCTTCGAGATCTAGGGGAGCTGCTCCTGCCTGGCTATGAAGATACCTATCGCCGAGCTGACAAAATTCTTGCTGGATCGACCTACACCTTAGAGATGCTGCAGGAAAAGTTTGATCTCCCCAGCAATCGCGTTCATCTGTTTTACGAAAATGGCATCGAGCAAAAGTTTTTAGATGCCGCTGAGGATCGCCCCGCCCATGACAAAATTGAGCTGATTTTTGTGGGGCGCTTAGTGCCCTATAAAGGAGCCGATATGTTGGTCGATGCGATCGCCCAACTGGAGCCCGAGGTGCGCGATCGCATTCACCTAACCATTGTGGGAGATGGCCAAGAGCGATCGCCCCTTGAAGAACAAACAAAACAGCTCAACCTAACATCAGCGATTACCTTTACCGGCTGGGTGCAGCAGCAGGAAACCCTCGACTATTACCGCAAGTCTGACCTCTTTTGTTTCCCCTCCATCCGTGAATTTGGGGGAGCCGTCGTTATGGAGGCCATGGCCTGCGGCTTGCCTTGCATTGTGGTCAATAACGGCGGCATTGGTGAATATGTGACGGCAGAAACTGGCTTCAAAATTGAGCCGCTGTCCCGCGATCATATTGTTCAGGAAATGGCAGCCCACATCACCCAACTGGTGCAGGATGAAGCTCTGCGTCAAACGATGTCAAAAACAGCGACGGAGCAGGCTAAACAATTTGAATGGGGACAAAAAGCTCTAACCATGATGGCTATTTATGATGAACTAGTGAGCCCATCTTCGGTTCCTAAACTTGATGTCGCCAAAAGTTGATAGCCTCTCCATTTATCGGATGAAATAGGTTAAAACCATAGTTTCAAAAATCTCTCACCCAAGCCTAGATATATTGTAGGCAGGTCGCTTCATAGAACAAGCTATTAGGCAAGCACTCTAACCATTAGGTTGCATTTCGTTTTATAGACCGCTTCTTTTTGTAACGTACCCTGTAGGACTCAGCCAGGATTATGGAAAACATGCAGCGACGACTTTTGATCACCGGTGGGGCGGGTTTCATCGGATCAAATTTTGTCCATCATTGGTGTGAAACCTATCCCAGCGATCGCGTAGTGGTGCTGGATGCTCTCACCTATGCCGGCAATCGGGCTACCTTAAATGACCTTGATAGCCATGGCAATTTCCGGTTTGTGCAGGGGGATATTTGCGATCGCCCCCTAGTGGATCAACTGTTGGCGGAGGAGCA
This window contains:
- a CDS encoding glycosyltransferase family 4 protein codes for the protein MPETADYKSLNVLLIIESCNPDWSSVPLVGYNFFREIDQRVNATLVTHVRNRDAIQKRGHQNVVYIEESRGIQLYFGLVGPIASKIWPLFHALTYPVYEEFNRRVYQQFKDSVVAGDYDLVHVITPMIPRYPVKLSQVCDRTPFLYGPVNGGVPFPKNFEAIARKEHAYLNFLRDLGELLLPGYEDTYRRADKILAGSTYTLEMLQEKFDLPSNRVHLFYENGIEQKFLDAAEDRPAHDKIELIFVGRLVPYKGADMLVDAIAQLEPEVRDRIHLTIVGDGQERSPLEEQTKQLNLTSAITFTGWVQQQETLDYYRKSDLFCFPSIREFGGAVVMEAMACGLPCIVVNNGGIGEYVTAETGFKIEPLSRDHIVQEMAAHITQLVQDEALRQTMSKTATEQAKQFEWGQKALTMMAIYDELVSPSSVPKLDVAKS